In Candidatus Binataceae bacterium, one DNA window encodes the following:
- the hydA gene encoding dihydropyrimidinase, with the protein MLDLAIVGATVVTPSGVSPTDLGVRAEKIVELSAPGALTAQASQTIDATGMLLLPGAIDPHTHLDAEMFASRTADDFESGTIAASAGGVTSIIDYAFQPENGSLADAARKWHAKAQGRAVIDYGFHVAILDPTPDAIAEIPYIVDHGISSFKIFMMNRFEARVRDFMRAFRAAAEAGALLTIHAEDEHLIGYCTERLLAEGHRGVEYFAASRPPLVEEAAVKRALAMATIAGAPAYFVHLSSARAIDAIRRARGEGRDVLAETRPIYLYLTEDRFREPQGERYVGYPPLRPQRDVDAIWEGLADGTIDVVATDHCCWMLQQKLSADRFTRIRPGMSNLETLVPMLYSEGVGKRRISLQRMVDLVATNPAKIFGLYPRKGAITVGADADLVVFDPSRKVVIRSTEMHSRADYDPFEGFEVTGWPRETISHGEVIVADRKPDARAGRGQFLTRGKFSPNWREL; encoded by the coding sequence GTGCTCGATCTCGCGATCGTCGGCGCAACCGTGGTAACCCCGTCGGGGGTTTCACCTACCGACCTCGGGGTCCGCGCCGAAAAAATTGTTGAGCTGAGCGCACCCGGGGCGCTCACTGCGCAGGCATCCCAGACCATCGATGCCACCGGAATGCTCCTGCTCCCCGGCGCCATCGATCCACACACGCATCTCGATGCAGAAATGTTTGCCTCACGTACCGCCGACGACTTCGAATCGGGGACAATTGCTGCCAGTGCAGGCGGAGTCACTTCGATAATCGACTACGCGTTTCAACCCGAGAACGGTTCGCTCGCCGATGCGGCTCGTAAGTGGCACGCAAAGGCGCAAGGCCGCGCGGTCATCGACTACGGATTTCACGTCGCGATACTGGACCCGACCCCCGACGCTATTGCGGAGATTCCTTACATCGTCGATCACGGAATCAGCAGTTTCAAGATTTTCATGATGAACCGGTTCGAGGCGCGCGTGCGCGACTTCATGCGCGCGTTTCGTGCGGCCGCTGAAGCGGGTGCCCTACTCACCATACACGCGGAAGACGAACACCTGATCGGCTACTGCACCGAACGCCTGCTGGCGGAGGGCCATCGCGGGGTCGAGTATTTCGCAGCCAGCCGTCCGCCGCTGGTGGAGGAGGCGGCCGTCAAGCGGGCACTTGCGATGGCGACCATCGCGGGTGCGCCGGCCTATTTTGTTCATCTGTCGAGTGCGCGCGCGATCGATGCGATTCGCCGTGCCCGCGGCGAGGGCCGCGACGTGCTCGCCGAAACGCGGCCCATCTATCTGTATCTGACCGAAGATCGCTTCCGCGAGCCGCAGGGTGAACGGTACGTCGGGTATCCGCCACTGCGTCCACAGCGCGACGTCGACGCAATTTGGGAGGGTCTCGCCGACGGAACCATCGATGTGGTCGCAACCGACCATTGCTGCTGGATGCTGCAGCAGAAGCTGTCGGCGGACCGCTTCACGCGCATCAGACCGGGAATGTCGAATCTGGAGACACTCGTGCCAATGCTTTACTCGGAGGGCGTCGGCAAGCGTCGTATTTCGCTCCAGCGGATGGTCGACCTGGTGGCAACCAATCCCGCGAAGATTTTCGGGCTCTATCCGCGCAAGGGCGCGATCACGGTCGGCGCCGATGCCGACCTTGTGGTGTTCGACCCCAGCCGCAAAGTGGTGATCCGCAGCACGGAAATGCATTCGCGCGCCGACTACGATCCATTTGAAGGGTTCGAAGTAACCGGATGGCCGCGGGAAACCATCTCGCACGGCGAAGTCATCGTCGCCGATCGCAAACCCGACGCGCGCGCAGGCCGCGGTCAATTCCTCACGCGGGGAAAATTTTCGCCGAACTGGCGCGAGTTGTAG
- a CDS encoding MarR family winged helix-turn-helix transcriptional regulator, whose product MKPASNLANLPPRILSARAIVRMFHRFESASRDSDLSFAQYRILGFLQNGPHRAGELALASAVKKPTVSALLNGLRQRGWISDRTNPVDGRVVTVVLTPSGRRRLRAFDNQLARTLESYLSKADQPLIFAALTRLYGSLSAIGYADHGDGRPRLRTA is encoded by the coding sequence ATGAAACCAGCGAGTAACCTGGCCAATTTGCCGCCCAGGATTCTGAGCGCGCGCGCGATCGTACGAATGTTTCATCGCTTCGAATCGGCCTCGCGCGATTCCGATCTAAGCTTTGCCCAATACCGGATCCTGGGATTCCTGCAGAACGGACCGCATCGGGCCGGAGAGCTCGCGTTGGCCTCCGCGGTCAAGAAACCCACCGTCTCGGCCTTGCTCAACGGATTACGCCAGCGCGGCTGGATCTCGGATCGGACCAATCCCGTCGACGGGCGCGTCGTCACGGTGGTGCTGACCCCCTCCGGGCGTCGTCGGCTTCGCGCCTTCGACAACCAATTAGCCAGGACGCTGGAATCATACCTGTCCAAAGCCGATCAACCGCTTATATTTGCGGCCCTGACCCGCCTGTACGGGTCTCTGAGCGCGATTGGATACGCTGATCACGGAGATGGCAGGCCCCGCCTACGTACGGCCTAG
- a CDS encoding HAD family hydrolase, which produces MTVRDGYTRLHRLMAVANLELMDLNAGEPLNLIFDADDTLWDSNIHFLEACDAFVLACMDAGVPGPADRIKSAIRDAELELIQTLGYGRKPYVLALHQAGRELITNGDGAWLQAEIDRIGDYLIERHCELLPDVDTTLLELSRRHTLLLLTKGQRDEQLGKLAHTGLMPLFSRIETPHEKNTEAYQRLIREAELHPECTWMIGNSPRSDINPAVRAGLHAVFIPYPHTWELEDEELLVSERIVEIEAFRHLLQLF; this is translated from the coding sequence GTGACAGTGCGGGACGGATACACCAGATTGCACCGCTTGATGGCGGTGGCTAACCTTGAATTGATGGATCTCAATGCGGGTGAACCGCTTAACCTGATCTTTGACGCCGATGATACGCTGTGGGATTCCAACATCCATTTCCTCGAAGCGTGCGATGCGTTTGTCCTGGCGTGCATGGACGCCGGCGTTCCCGGGCCGGCGGACCGCATCAAAAGTGCGATTCGCGATGCCGAACTGGAGCTGATTCAGACTCTAGGCTATGGCCGCAAGCCGTACGTGCTCGCCCTTCATCAGGCAGGGCGCGAATTGATAACCAATGGCGACGGCGCGTGGCTACAGGCGGAAATCGATCGGATCGGCGATTATTTGATCGAGCGACACTGCGAATTGCTGCCCGACGTCGACACCACTTTGCTCGAATTGTCCCGCCGCCACACCCTGCTGCTGCTGACCAAGGGTCAGCGCGATGAGCAACTGGGCAAGCTGGCGCACACCGGCCTGATGCCCCTGTTCAGCCGAATCGAGACACCCCACGAAAAAAACACCGAGGCCTACCAGCGCCTGATTCGTGAGGCGGAATTGCATCCGGAGTGCACCTGGATGATCGGCAACAGCCCGCGCTCCGATATCAACCCCGCCGTTCGCGCCGGGCTGCACGCGGTCTTTATCCCTTACCCGCATACCTGGGAGCTGGAAGACGAGGAGCTGCTGGTGAGCGAACGCATCGTCGAGATCGAAGCCTTCCGCCACTTGCTGCAGTTGTTCTAG
- a CDS encoding alpha/beta hydrolase domain-containing protein, with product MKARFWGPGVVALILIAAGITPRAGLAAEPNPTVTGPITGGCSPNCPSPPGPTNGIHVPAAFDGVSNQASFIAADYTEEEFLFSGTATAFEQDPAAPAWTSNGDWTAIPSTTLTPMAYTSRMLVRRPTDPSKFNGIVVVEWFNVTASIDLAPDYGYYQNELLRDGFIWVGVSAQQVGIDGSPFLPGFALKSWDPVRYAPLAHPGDDYCYDIYSQAVQAIRHPVGVNPLGSGAYVIKGIIADGESQSAGRMVTYYNAAQPLAQLFDGFLIHSTGPTGANLFGESGGSVPSPSNLRTDQQPALVFETETDTAFYFPARQANGPTYRLWEGAGTAHVDSYDLASFMSDPVNSEPSYPANSCNFEDNTAHERYLMDAALVRLSQWINGGTLPPTAPPIDVVSGVIQRNSLDIALGGIRLPEMDVPTEVEQGVGNTGSLFCFLFGRTLPLPVPLSSLYKNHGNYVSQFVHATNNLEKAGFLLDPDAQDAKTGAAQAAVP from the coding sequence ATGAAAGCCAGGTTCTGGGGTCCAGGCGTCGTCGCACTGATTCTGATCGCCGCCGGCATAACTCCGAGGGCGGGGTTGGCCGCCGAGCCAAACCCTACCGTTACTGGACCGATCACCGGTGGATGTAGCCCCAACTGCCCTTCCCCACCCGGCCCGACCAACGGCATTCACGTTCCGGCCGCATTCGACGGGGTCAGCAACCAAGCGTCCTTCATCGCCGCAGATTACACCGAAGAAGAGTTCCTCTTCTCGGGTACCGCCACCGCTTTCGAGCAGGACCCCGCTGCACCGGCCTGGACTTCGAACGGCGACTGGACCGCGATCCCCAGCACCACTCTCACCCCGATGGCGTACACGAGCCGGATGTTAGTGCGCAGGCCGACCGATCCGTCCAAGTTCAATGGCATCGTCGTTGTCGAATGGTTCAATGTCACCGCCTCGATCGATCTGGCGCCGGACTACGGTTACTACCAAAATGAGCTGCTCCGCGATGGATTCATCTGGGTCGGGGTAAGCGCACAACAGGTGGGTATCGACGGTTCTCCCTTCCTTCCGGGATTCGCCCTCAAGTCGTGGGACCCGGTCCGTTACGCGCCGTTGGCGCACCCGGGCGACGACTACTGCTACGACATCTACTCTCAGGCCGTGCAGGCTATTCGGCACCCCGTGGGGGTCAATCCGCTCGGCAGCGGCGCCTACGTAATCAAGGGCATCATCGCCGACGGTGAGTCGCAGTCGGCGGGGCGGATGGTCACCTACTACAACGCCGCCCAACCGCTCGCGCAGCTCTTCGATGGCTTCCTGATCCACAGCACCGGCCCTACTGGTGCCAACCTGTTCGGCGAATCCGGCGGAAGCGTACCCAGCCCCTCGAATTTGCGGACCGACCAGCAACCCGCGCTCGTCTTCGAGACCGAGACTGACACGGCCTTTTACTTCCCGGCACGTCAAGCCAACGGTCCGACTTACCGGCTGTGGGAAGGAGCAGGAACGGCGCATGTCGATTCCTACGACCTGGCTTCGTTCATGTCGGATCCGGTCAATTCAGAGCCGTCGTATCCAGCCAATTCATGCAACTTCGAGGACAATACCGCCCACGAACGTTATCTGATGGACGCGGCGCTGGTGCGCTTGAGTCAGTGGATCAATGGAGGAACCCTCCCCCCCACTGCACCGCCTATCGACGTAGTCTCGGGAGTGATCCAGCGCAATTCACTCGACATCGCGCTCGGGGGAATTCGCCTACCGGAGATGGACGTGCCAACCGAAGTCGAGCAGGGTGTCGGGAATACCGGGAGCTTGTTTTGCTTCCTATTCGGAAGGACCTTGCCGCTGCCAGTCCCGCTGAGTTCACTGTATAAGAACCACGGCAACTACGTCTCGCAGTTTGTCCACGCGACGAACAATCTCGAGAAGGCGGGATTCCTGCTGGATCCCGACGCTCAAGATGCGAAGACCGGTGCCGCCCAGGCCGCGGTTCCTTGA
- a CDS encoding metallophosphoesterase: MWRKTIDEIEVSRIDLPVRKLRDAHRKTVACQISDFHVDRDEDLARLFLAVEAVNREHPDFVFLTGDYFSGPDTMLRYVDAFRGALRQLKPKAGLFAILGNHDHWSSSERVTEALQAAGAEVLVNESRRVGVNGSELVVVGIDDLWARRAEPVRAFSQVRPGDTTIVLAHNPDTALYAKHLQPGVMLSGHTHGGVVRIPYYGSPFKSILKIGKRFYSGLNRFEDFYIYTNRGLGTFWLRIRINCRPEVSRFNLIPFSEANEAAAPAVRRRPRRRVRHIQGPRRTSKRHHPAH, encoded by the coding sequence ATGTGGCGCAAGACGATCGATGAAATCGAGGTTTCGCGCATCGACTTGCCGGTGCGCAAGCTCCGCGACGCCCATCGCAAGACGGTCGCCTGCCAGATCAGCGATTTTCACGTGGATCGCGATGAGGATCTCGCGCGGCTCTTCCTGGCAGTCGAAGCAGTCAATCGCGAGCATCCGGATTTCGTGTTCCTCACCGGCGACTATTTCTCCGGCCCGGACACGATGCTGCGCTATGTTGATGCATTCCGCGGCGCACTGCGCCAGCTGAAGCCCAAGGCAGGATTGTTCGCGATTCTAGGCAATCACGATCACTGGTCCTCATCCGAACGTGTCACCGAGGCGCTGCAGGCCGCGGGCGCCGAGGTCCTGGTCAATGAGAGCCGGCGCGTCGGTGTCAATGGTTCCGAGCTGGTGGTGGTGGGTATCGACGATCTGTGGGCGCGGCGCGCGGAACCGGTGCGCGCCTTCAGCCAGGTGCGACCCGGCGATACAACCATCGTGCTGGCGCACAATCCCGACACCGCGCTCTACGCGAAGCATCTGCAGCCGGGGGTGATGCTATCCGGTCATACCCACGGCGGCGTGGTGCGCATCCCCTACTATGGCTCGCCCTTCAAATCGATTTTGAAGATCGGCAAACGCTTTTACTCGGGCCTCAACCGCTTCGAAGACTTCTACATCTATACAAATCGGGGGCTCGGCACCTTCTGGCTACGAATCCGAATTAACTGCCGCCCCGAGGTCTCGCGCTTCAACCTGATTCCCTTCTCGGAAGCCAACGAAGCGGCCGCACCCGCAGTGCGGCGCCGTCCGCGCCGGCGGGTCCGGCATATTCAGGGGCCCCGGCGCACCAGCAAGCGCCATCATCCCGCTCACTAA
- a CDS encoding efflux RND transporter periplasmic adaptor subunit: protein MGERIPVIEPRSVAHFDRVEASRGRTVDRAHHWPYWLAGACLAGLCLYLWATSSAGKPAPRAPLIPVMAATARIGDLDTYLSQIGTVTPFATDTLKSRVAGQIIKIDFREGDAVKAGQVLINIDSKPYEAQLQQYEGQLNRDRALLANAKITFDRYRDLYRQGVIARQDLDNQQTLYNQAIGTVDNDQGLIAGVKVNLGYCEITAAITGRIGLRLVDLGNYVQATDSLVVITQLQPISVIFSINEDYIPQIAADMKAHGQLPVEAWNRDMSKQIATGFLLTFDNQIDQTTGTVKLRAEFANNDYALFPNQFVNARVLVSTLHQVLLIPTMALQKTPQGTSVYLVQQNQTVAQRDVKVTATQGETTAIASGLSPGDVVVTDGLDKLQPGTHVKVQEAGAPVQNARE, encoded by the coding sequence ATGGGTGAAAGAATTCCGGTTATCGAACCTCGTTCGGTTGCGCACTTCGATAGAGTTGAAGCCAGCCGGGGTCGAACCGTCGATCGTGCTCATCATTGGCCTTATTGGCTCGCGGGAGCGTGTCTGGCGGGCTTATGCCTCTATCTGTGGGCGACTTCTTCGGCCGGTAAACCTGCGCCGAGGGCGCCGCTGATTCCGGTGATGGCGGCCACCGCCAGAATCGGTGACCTGGATACTTATCTCAGCCAAATCGGCACGGTTACTCCGTTCGCCACGGACACGCTCAAGAGCCGCGTGGCCGGCCAGATCATCAAGATCGATTTTCGCGAGGGCGATGCGGTCAAGGCGGGACAGGTTCTGATCAATATCGACTCCAAGCCTTACGAGGCGCAGCTCCAGCAGTATGAGGGTCAGCTCAATCGCGACCGGGCGCTGCTGGCGAATGCGAAAATCACCTTCGATCGCTATCGCGATCTTTACCGCCAGGGCGTCATCGCGCGTCAGGACCTCGACAACCAGCAAACCCTCTACAACCAGGCTATTGGCACTGTAGACAACGACCAAGGCTTGATTGCCGGCGTCAAGGTCAATCTTGGTTACTGCGAAATAACCGCAGCGATCACCGGCCGCATCGGATTGCGCCTCGTTGATCTGGGCAACTACGTGCAGGCGACAGACAGCCTGGTTGTCATCACCCAGTTGCAGCCGATCTCGGTGATTTTCAGCATCAACGAAGATTACATCCCGCAGATAGCCGCGGACATGAAGGCACACGGGCAATTGCCGGTGGAAGCCTGGAATCGCGATATGAGCAAGCAGATCGCGACCGGGTTTCTGCTCACCTTCGACAATCAGATCGATCAAACCACCGGCACGGTTAAGTTGCGCGCGGAATTCGCCAACAACGATTACGCGCTGTTCCCCAATCAATTCGTCAATGCACGCGTCCTCGTCAGTACCCTTCACCAGGTGTTGCTGATTCCGACCATGGCGCTCCAGAAAACTCCGCAAGGCACTTCCGTGTACCTCGTGCAGCAGAATCAGACGGTAGCGCAGCGCGACGTCAAAGTTACTGCAACGCAGGGCGAAACCACCGCGATCGCGAGCGGCCTGAGTCCCGGTGATGTCGTCGTGACCGACGGCCTCGACAAACTCCAGCCCGGCACCCACGTCAAGGTGCAGGAGGCCGGCGCTCCCGTGCAAAACGCGCGCGAATGA
- a CDS encoding multidrug efflux RND transporter permease subunit has product MNLSRPFILRPIATSLLMAAILLAGAFAYKELPVSALPEVDYPTIQVVTFYPGASPDVMSSSVTAPLERQFGEVPGLNQMTSSSSFGSSIITLQFDLNLNIDVAEQEVQEAINAAATYLPPNLPTPPVYSKINPADAPILTLALTSSELPLDQVEDLADTRLSEKIAQVPGVGLVTISGGQKPSVRIQVNPVQLGSYGLTLEQVRAAVAASNIDEAKGNFDGKNLDYTISDNDQLLTAQSYQPLIIAYHNGAPIRLSDVAKVVDEAENVKEAAWMNSTPAVIMNVQRQPGANIIETVDHIKALLPRLQSTLPASVKVVLLTDRTVTIRASVKDVEFELMLTIALVVLVIFLFLRSISATIIPSVAVPLSLVGTFGVMYLLGYSLNNLTLMALTISTGFVVDDAIVMIENISRYIEEGDSPLQGALKGAEQIGFTILSLTVSLIAVLIPLLFMGDIVGRLFRQFAITLAVTILVSAVVSLTLTPMMAAKLLSRTPEDQKTEFYRKSERAFEGAIEFYGKTLRWVLQHQFATLMVAIATLVLTVFLYWYVPKGFFPVEDTGVIQGISQAPQNVSFDAMVRRQQALASVILQDPGVESLSSFIGVDGTNTTVNSGRILINLKPLEDRKASVEEIIARLQPKLAAVEGITLYLQPVQDLTVEDRVSRTQYQYTLEDPDSSELQYWTAKLVAKLRTLPALRDVATDQQDDGLGAHLVIDRDTASRLGLTSTEIDNTLYDAFGQRQISTIFTQLNQYHVVMEVDPKFQRDPKALDDIYLTSSTGGQIPLSAFTHFAPESAPLIVNHQGQFPVVTISFNIANGYSLGGAVDAITAMQRQIGMPISVQGAFQGTAEAFRASLTNEPLLILAALVTVYIVLGVLYESYIHPITILSTLPSAGVGAILALMVCGNDLNVIALIGIILLIGIVKKNAIMMIDFALEAQREHGKSALDAIYEACLLRFRPIMMTTMAALLGGLPLALGTGTGAELRRPLGIAIVGGLLLSQVLTLYTTPVIFLYFDRLAPESEKVHIEDESLEAGAQPT; this is encoded by the coding sequence ATGAATCTGTCGCGGCCATTCATCCTGCGGCCCATCGCGACTTCATTGCTGATGGCCGCAATACTGCTCGCCGGCGCCTTCGCCTACAAAGAACTCCCGGTGTCGGCCCTGCCCGAAGTCGACTATCCAACTATCCAGGTCGTCACGTTCTATCCGGGCGCCAGTCCCGACGTCATGTCATCTTCGGTGACCGCTCCGCTGGAACGCCAGTTTGGCGAAGTGCCCGGTCTGAATCAGATGACTTCGAGCAGTTCCTTCGGAAGCTCGATCATCACGCTTCAGTTCGATCTCAATCTCAACATCGATGTCGCGGAGCAGGAAGTCCAGGAAGCGATCAATGCGGCCGCCACCTACCTGCCTCCCAATCTTCCGACTCCGCCGGTCTACAGCAAAATAAATCCTGCAGACGCGCCGATTCTCACCCTCGCGTTGACTTCGAGCGAGCTTCCACTCGATCAGGTCGAGGATCTCGCCGACACGCGGTTGTCGGAAAAAATCGCGCAGGTGCCCGGCGTCGGCCTGGTAACTATCAGCGGTGGACAAAAGCCATCAGTCAGAATCCAGGTCAATCCGGTTCAGCTCGGATCTTACGGGCTCACGCTCGAACAGGTGCGCGCTGCCGTAGCAGCGTCGAATATCGATGAAGCGAAGGGCAACTTCGACGGCAAGAACCTCGACTACACCATCAGCGACAACGATCAACTGCTCACCGCGCAGAGCTATCAGCCGCTGATCATCGCCTACCATAACGGCGCGCCGATTCGGCTCTCCGATGTCGCCAAAGTCGTCGATGAGGCCGAGAACGTCAAAGAAGCCGCCTGGATGAACTCGACGCCCGCCGTGATCATGAACGTGCAGCGGCAGCCGGGCGCCAACATCATCGAGACCGTCGATCACATCAAGGCTCTCCTGCCGCGTCTGCAAAGCACGCTGCCCGCGTCGGTCAAGGTGGTACTGCTGACCGACCGCACGGTTACCATTCGCGCTTCTGTGAAAGACGTGGAATTCGAGCTGATGCTGACAATCGCGCTGGTGGTGTTGGTCATCTTCTTGTTCCTGCGCAGTATCTCCGCGACCATCATTCCCAGCGTGGCGGTGCCGCTGTCGCTGGTCGGCACCTTCGGCGTCATGTACCTCCTGGGCTACAGCCTGAACAACCTGACCTTGATGGCGCTCACGATTTCGACCGGCTTCGTGGTTGATGACGCGATCGTGATGATCGAAAATATCTCGCGCTACATCGAGGAAGGCGATTCTCCCCTGCAAGGCGCGCTCAAGGGCGCCGAGCAGATCGGTTTCACGATTCTGTCGCTGACGGTCTCGCTCATCGCCGTGTTGATTCCGCTGCTCTTCATGGGCGACATCGTCGGGCGTCTCTTCCGCCAATTCGCGATCACTCTGGCTGTCACCATTCTGGTATCAGCCGTCGTTTCTCTGACGCTGACTCCAATGATGGCGGCCAAGCTGCTCAGCCGCACGCCGGAAGACCAGAAGACCGAGTTTTATCGGAAGTCCGAGCGCGCGTTTGAAGGCGCGATTGAATTCTACGGCAAGACCCTACGATGGGTCCTGCAGCATCAGTTCGCAACGCTGATGGTCGCGATCGCGACCCTGGTACTGACCGTCTTTCTCTATTGGTACGTGCCCAAAGGTTTCTTCCCGGTGGAAGATACCGGCGTAATCCAGGGCATCTCGCAAGCACCGCAAAACGTCTCATTCGATGCGATGGTCAGACGGCAGCAAGCGCTCGCGAGTGTGATCCTCCAGGACCCCGGCGTCGAAAGCCTCTCTTCCTTTATCGGCGTGGACGGCACCAATACCACCGTCAACAGCGGCAGGATTCTGATCAACCTGAAGCCCCTTGAAGATCGCAAGGCCAGCGTCGAGGAAATTATCGCGCGGCTCCAGCCCAAGCTCGCCGCCGTCGAAGGCATTACGCTCTATCTCCAGCCGGTGCAGGACCTAACCGTCGAAGACCGGGTCAGCCGGACTCAATACCAGTACACCCTGGAAGATCCCGATTCCTCGGAGTTGCAGTATTGGACCGCGAAGCTGGTCGCGAAGTTGCGGACTCTGCCCGCTCTGCGCGATGTCGCAACTGATCAGCAAGATGACGGCCTCGGGGCGCATCTGGTGATCGACCGCGATACCGCGTCGCGCCTGGGTCTCACCTCGACCGAAATCGACAACACGCTGTATGACGCCTTCGGTCAGCGGCAAATTTCGACCATCTTCACCCAACTCAATCAGTATCACGTGGTGATGGAGGTCGATCCAAAATTCCAGCGCGACCCCAAAGCCCTCGACGATATCTATCTCACTTCATCCACCGGTGGGCAAATTCCGCTGAGCGCCTTTACTCACTTCGCGCCCGAAAGTGCGCCGCTGATAGTCAATCATCAGGGCCAGTTTCCGGTCGTGACTATCTCTTTCAATATCGCGAATGGATACTCCCTCGGTGGTGCGGTCGACGCGATCACCGCGATGCAGCGGCAAATCGGCATGCCGATCAGCGTGCAGGGCGCATTTCAGGGAACCGCCGAGGCGTTTCGCGCTTCGCTGACCAATGAGCCGCTATTGATTCTCGCCGCGCTGGTCACCGTCTACATCGTGCTGGGCGTTCTCTATGAGAGTTACATACACCCCATCACGATTCTCTCGACCCTGCCTTCAGCGGGCGTCGGCGCGATTCTCGCTCTGATGGTCTGCGGCAACGACCTCAATGTGATCGCACTCATCGGCATCATCCTGCTCATCGGCATCGTGAAAAAGAACGCCATCATGATGATCGATTTCGCCCTCGAAGCGCAGCGCGAACACGGCAAGAGCGCCCTGGATGCCATCTACGAGGCCTGCCTGCTCCGCTTCAGGCCCATCATGATGACCACCATGGCGGCGCTGCTGGGCGGTCTTCCACTCGCGCTCGGCACCGGGACCGGAGCCGAGCTTCGCCGGCCTCTCGGCATCGCCATCGTCGGCGGCTTGCTCCTGAGCCAGGTGCTCACGCTCTACACTACTCCGGTGATCTTTCTGTACTTCGATCGGCTCGCACCTGAATCCGAGAAAGTGCATATCGAAGATGAATCTCTCGAGGCGGGGGCACAGCCGACGTGA
- a CDS encoding VOC family protein yields the protein MESQTEYVHHGKGTVRPYIYGRLDLLDFVKKVFDAIELERNQLPNGFHVQAQIGDSVMVLSAMDPPYQEATRGSVYVYVPDVDATYQRALAVGATSVTQPTDKPWKGRAAGVRDSFGNIWYIETYQG from the coding sequence ATGGAGTCCCAAACAGAATACGTTCACCACGGCAAGGGGACCGTGCGACCCTACATATACGGCCGTCTGGATTTGCTGGACTTCGTAAAGAAAGTATTTGATGCGATCGAATTAGAGCGCAACCAGCTCCCCAACGGGTTCCATGTTCAAGCGCAGATCGGCGACTCGGTAATGGTGCTGTCCGCGATGGACCCGCCATACCAAGAAGCCACCCGGGGTTCTGTCTACGTCTACGTGCCCGATGTTGACGCGACCTATCAGCGCGCGCTCGCGGTGGGTGCAACCTCAGTCACCCAACCCACCGATAAACCCTGGAAAGGCAGAGCCGCCGGCGTAAGAGATTCGTTCGGCAACATTTGGTACATCGAGACCTACCAAGGCTGA